The nucleotide window TCCTCGAGCTGCCGGAGGTGCCGGCGCAACTTGGCGTGGTCCACCCCGAGGCGCTCTACAAGGCGTGTCTCGTGCCGCTGCGCTGCTCGCGCCTTGATCCGGGCCCGCGCGCCGCGACGGGCTAGAGGCCCGTCTGAAGCCCGAGCGCCGTACGGACATGCGCGGCGAAATCCTCGCCGCGTTTCTCGAAATTGTCGTATTGATCGAAGCTCGCCGCGGCCGGCGCCAGCAGCACGACCTCGCCGGGCTGCGCCTCGGACATGGCGCGGCGGACGGCGGTGCCCATGTCGGTGCAGACCTCGGCCTCGAGATCGGCGAGGCCCAGAGCGAAGCCCGCGGCCTCGCGGCCGATGACATAGGCCTTGGCGACATTGGCGAAGCCCGGCGCCAGCGCCTTGAGCCCGCCCTCCTTCATCAGGCCGCCACAGACCCAGCGGATGCGCGGGAAGGCCTGCAGCGCCTTCAGGGCGGCGTCGACGTTGGTGGCCTTGCTGTCGTTGACGTAGGTGATGCCACCAGCCTCGGCGACGATCTGGCTGCGGTGCGGCAACCCCTCGAAACTGTGCAACGCCCGCTCGATCACCCGCGGCGCGATGCCGAGCGCCCGGGCCGCGGCATAGGCCGCACAGGCGTTCTGGTGATTGTGCGCCCCGGGCAGGCCGCGCACCTCGCGCAGGTCGATCGAGGCCATCTGCCGGCCCTTGCGCCACTCGGTCAGAAACCCCTTGCGCGCGAAGATGTCCCAGCCCGGCCCGCTCAGCTTTCGACCGGACGAGACGCGGATGACCCGGTCATCCTCCGGCGCTTCGGAGAGTTGGTTGACGAGGTATCGCCCCTCGGGCTCGTCGACGCCGACGATACAGCGGTCGGGACCACCCTCGGCGAAGAGACGACGCTTGGCTGCGAAATAGCCGCCCATCCCGCCGTGACGGTCGAGATGGTCGGGCGAGAGGTTGGTAAAGACCGCGACGTCCGGCGTCAGCGCCCGCGCCAGGTCCGTCTGGTAGCTCGACAGCTCCAGGACCACGGCGCCGCCGTCGGCAGGCGGGTCGATATCCAGCACTCCGCGCCCGATGTTGCCGGCAAGCTGACAGTCTCGCCCGGCGCTCTGCAGGATGTGATGGATCAGCGCCGAGGTCGTCGACTTGCCGTTCGAACCGGTGACGGCGATGACCTTCGGCGGCTGGTCGAACATCGCCCAGTCGCCGCTGCCGAAGGAGCGGAAGAACAGGCCGATGTCGTTGTCGACGGGTACGCCCGCCTCCCAGGCGGCGGCGATCACCGGGTTGGGCGCCGGGTAGAGATGCGGGATGCCGGGCGAGACCACCAGCCAGCGTACGCCCTCGAAACCGCCCGCGCGGGCGAGATCCCTGACGGCGAACCCCTCCGCCTCGGCCCGCGCCCGCGCCTCGGGGCTGTCGTCCCAACACAGCGGCTCGGCACCGCCCTCGCGCAGCGCCCTCGAAGCTGAAAGGCCGGATCGCCCGAGCCCGAGCACCGCCACCGTCTGTCCTTCGAAACCTGTAACCGGAATCATCTGCCCTGCCCTCGCTCGTTCGTGCCGCATTTACGAAGCGCTACCGCAAGCACCGCGCCATGACCAGTGCGTGGCACAGGCGGCATCAACGCCCTGGGGGCCAGCCCCCTCTGGGCGCGTGCCGCGCCCATTCACCCCCGAAGGTATTTGGAAAGAGAAGAAGACGGGCGCGTGTTTCTTCTGGCCGGAAATATTCCCCGCCGGAGGCAGGCCGGACGCGACCAGATGCGCTTCCGACCCGACTTGGGCGTCAGGCCGGCCACGGCGGTGGAGCCGGGCCGCGTCCGGCGACTTGACCTGTGCGCGGCGGGAGCCGCGCGCCGCTCGGTCAGCGCAGCTTGAGGGTGGCGAGGCCGATCAGCGCGAGGATCAGGGCGATGATCCAGAAGCGGATCACGATCTGCGGCTCGGCCCAGCCCTTCTTCTCGTAGTGGTGGTGGATCGGCGCCATCAGGAACACCCGCTTGCCGGTGCGCTTGAAGTAGAGCACCTGGATGATCACCGAGAGCGCCTCGACCACGAAGAGGCCGCCGACGATGGCCAGCACGATCTCGTGCTTGGTCGCCACCGCGATGGCTCCCAGCGCGCCGCCGAGCGCGAGACTGCCGGTGTCGCCCATGAAGACCGCCGCGGGCGGCGCATTGTACCACAGGAAGCCGAGGCCGCCGCCGATCAGAGCGGCGGAGAAGATCAGGATCTCGCCGGTGCCGGGGACGTAGTGCACGTCGAGATAGTCGGTGAAGTCGGTGCGGCCCACGGCGTAGGCGATGATGCCGAGCGTGCCGCCGGCGATCATCACCGGCATGATGGCCAGCCCGTCGAGCCCGTCGGTGAGGTTCACCGCGTTCGCCGCCCCCACGATCACGATCATCGAGAAGGGCACGAAGAAGATCCCGAGGTTCAGCAGCAGGTCCTTGAAGACCGGGAACGCCAGCTGCCCGGTCAACTCTGCCGGGTGGAACCAGGCCGCCCAGGTGCCTGCGATGCCCGCGATGAGGAAGCCCAGCAGCAGCCGCACCCTGCCCGACACGCCCGCGGTGTTCTGCTTCGAAACCTTGGCGTAGTCGTCGGCGAAGCCGATCGCGGCGTAGCCCATGGTGACGAAGAGCACCATCCACACGAAGGGGTTGTCGAGCCTTGCCCAGAGCAGCGTCGAGGTCAGCAGCGCGCCGACGATGAGCAGCCCGCCCATGGTGGGCGTACCGGCCTTCATGATGTGGCCCTCGGGGCCGTCGTTGCGGATCGGCTGGCCCTTGCCCTGCCGCTTGCGCAGTACGTTGATCAGCGGCAACCCGAAGAGGAAGCCGAAGACCAGCGCCGTCAGGAAGGCGCCGCCGGCGCGGAAGGTGATGTAGCGGAAGAGGTTGAAGACGTCGCCGCCATCGCTGAGTTCGGTCAGCCAGTAGAGCATCGTGTCGTCCTTCTCACCCGTTGCCGCCCGCGGGGGATACGCCCATCCGGCGGATAGCGTCAACCACGCGCGCCAGCGCCATCGAGAGCGAGCCCTTGACCAGCACGACATCGCCGGCGTCGAGGTCATGGCGCACCCGAGCGGCCATCTTGTCGCTGCTCTCGGTCCAGTGGCCGCGCTTCTCCTGCGGCAGCGCACGCCAGAGCTCGCGCATCAGCGGGCCGACGCAATGCACCACGTCGATGTCGCGCATCGAGGGGTGATCCGCCAGCGCACGGTGCAGCGCGATCTCCTCGCGGCCGAGCTCCTTCATGTCGCCGATGTAGCAGATCCGCCGCCCGTGGGCGACGCGCCCCAGCCCGTCGCGCGGACGCGCGCCGGCCAGCACCTCGAGCGAGGCCCCCAGCGAGGCGGGGTTGGCGTTGTAGGCGTCGTCGATCAGCTCGAGCGACAGGTGCGTCTCGACCGGGTCGAGCAGGATCACCTCGCGCTGCCCCCGACCGGCACCCGGATGCCAGCGCCCGAGCGCCGCGATGGCCAGCGCCCGGTCGAGCCCGAGTGCATGCGCCACGGCCAGGACGCCCAGCCCGTTCAACGCGAAATGCCGCCCCGGCACCGCCACCTTGAAGAGAATCGGCGTGCGCCAGGCCCGGCCCTGCGCCACCGTGCAGGTGTCGCCCACCGTGACCTCGGTCAGGCGGTGGTGGGTGCCCGCCGCCTCACCGAAGTCGATGACCTGCGCGGCGTGGGCCGCCGCCATCTCGGCGAGGATCGGCGACACGTCGAGGTCGCCGTTGATCACCGCCGTCCCGCCGGGCTCGAGCCCTTCGAAGATGGCGCCCTTCTCGCGGGCGATGCCCTCGATGCTGTCGAAGGCGGCAAGATGCGCCGGCGCGACGATGGTGACCATGGCCACGTGCGGGCGCGCCATGCGCGACAGCGGCGCGATCTCGCCGGGGTGGTTCATGCCGATCTCGATGACCGCGAAATCCACGTCCGCCGGCATCCGCGCCAGCGTCAGCGGCACGCCCCAGTGGTTGTTGTAGCTCTTTTCGGCGGCGTGAACCGTGCCCTGCGCGCCGAGCACGGTGCGCAGCATCTCCTTGGTCGAGGTCTTGCCGACCGAGCCCGTCACCCCGACGACCTGCGCGCGGGTGCGCGCCCGGGCCGCCTCGCCCAGCCGCTCGAGCCCCGCCTGCACGTCGTCCACGACCAGCAGCCGCGCCGGGTCCACGCCCTCGGGCACCCGGCTCACCAGCGCCGCCGCAGCGCCGTTCGCGAGCGCCTGCGCCACGAAGTCGTGGCCGTCCCGCGCCGCCTTGAGGGCGACGAAGAGGTCGCCCGGCGCGATGGTGCGGGTGTCGATGGAGACGCCGTTCGCGTCCCAGTTGCCCGCGATGCGCCCGCCGGTGGCGGCCGCCGCGTCCTTCGCCGTCCAGAGGGTCACAGGCCCCTCCCGTCCAGCGCGGCCACGGCAACGCTTGCCTGTTCCACGTCGTCGAAGGGGTAGACCGTGTCGCCGACGATCTGGCCGGTCTCGTGGCCCTTGCCGCAGAGCAGCAGCGCGTCACCGGGTCCGAGCATGTCGACGCCGCGCAGGATTGCCTCGGCGCGGTCGCCGACCTCGATCGCGTCGGGGGCGCCTTCGAGCACCTGCGCACGGATCGCGCCCGGCTCTTCCGAGCGCGGGTTGTCGTCGGTGACGATCACCACGTCGGCATGTTCGGCGGCGGCACGGCCCATCAGCGGGCGCTTGCCCGGGTCGCGGTCGCCACCGGCGCCGATGACCGCGATCAGGCGGCCCATGACGTGCGGGCGCAGCGCCTCGATGGCGGTCGAGATCGCGTCGGGGGTATGGGCGAAATCGACGTAGACCCCGGCACCGCTTTCGCGCGTCGCCGCAAGCTGCATCCGGCCGCGCACCGTGTCGAGGCGCGGCAGGGCGCGGAAGACGTCCTCGGCCTCGGCGCCGCAGGAGATCACCAGACCCGCCGCGAGAAGTGCGTTCCAGCCCTGGAAATCCCCGATGAGGTTCAGGCGAAGCTGTTCGACCACGCCGTGCCAGCTGAGCCGGAGTTCCTGCCCGGTCGCGTCGAAGCGCTGGCCGAGCAGCCGCAGGTCGGCGCCCTCGCTCTCGCCCACCGTCAGCACCTCCTGCCCGCGCGCCCGGGCGATGGCCAGCATGTCGATGCCGCGCGCATCGTCGATGTTGATGACCGCGGTGCCCTCTTCGGGCAGCACGCGGGCGAAGAGCCCGGCCTTGGCCGAGAAATATTCCTCGAAGTCGGCGTGGTAGTCGAGGTGGTCCTGCGTGAAGTTGGTGAAGCCCGCAGCCACCAGCTGCACCCCGTCGAGCCGCCGCTGGTCGAGCCCGTGGCTCGAGGCCTCCATGGCGGCATGGGTCACGCCTGCCTCGGCGGCCTCGGCCAGCGCCTTGTGAAGCGTGATCGGATCGGGCGTCGTGTGGCGCAGCGGCGCCTGCCAGTCACCCTCGACCCCGGTGGTGCCGAGGTTTACCGCGCGCAGGCCAAGCTCCTGCCAGATCCGCCGCACGAAGCTCGCCACGCTGGTCTTGCCGTTGGTGCCGGTGACCGCGATCATCGTGGCGGGCTGCGCGCCGAAGAAGAGCGCGCAGGCGTAGGCCAGCGCCTGCCGCGGCTCGGCGGCGATCACCAGTGCGACGTCGCTCTCGGCCAGCGCCTTGCCGGCGAGCTGGGCGCCCTCGGCGTCGGTCAGCACCGCCACGGCCCCCTGCGCGAGCGCGGTCTCGATGAAATGCGCGCCATGCACCTTGGTGCCCGGAAGCGCCGCGAAGAGATGGCCGGGCATCACCGCCCGGCTGTCCACGGATATGCCCGAGATCCACGCCTCTCGGCCGCCGCGCGCCGTCAGGCCAAGATCCGAAAGGCTTTTGGTGTCCTCGTCCATGACAGCGCCGGTCCTTTCATTCTTGTCATTCGCGCCGGCCGGCAGGCGGGCCCGCGGGCCATCACTGCCGGACCAGCGTCACGCCTGCCATGTCGCTTACATCGTACTGGGGACGCAAGCCCAGAAGCGGCGCGATCCTGCCGATCATCTCGGCGGCCACCGGCACGGCGGTCCAGCCGGCGGTGCGGCGCGGCCGGTCGCCTGCGGTCTCGACCGGCTCGTCGAGCGTCACGATCAGCACGTATTTCGGATCTTCCGCCGGGAACATCGAGGCGAAGGTCGCGATGACCTTGTCCTTGTAGTAGCCGCCGCCGTTCTCCTTGGGCTTGTCGGCGGTGCCGGTCTTGCCGCCCACGTTGTAGCCCGGCACCTCGCCGAAGCTCGCGGTGCCCTCGCTCACCACCTTGCGCAGCATCGTCCGCGCCTCGGAGGAGACCTCTTCCGACAGGATGCGCGGCCCAAGCTGCGGCCCGTTCCGCTTGAGCAGCGTCGGGGTGACCTGCCGGCCGCCGTTGGCGATGGTCGAATAGGCCGCCGCGAGATGCAGCGGCGAGGACGACAGCCCGTGCCCGTAGGAGATCGTGACCGAGGACAGGTCGGTCCAGCGCGACGGCAGCAGCGGCTGGCCGCCCGCGGCCTCGACGATCTCGAGCTTCGTCGGCTCGAAGAACCCGAGGCTCTTGAGGAACTCCTGCTGCCGCTCGATGCCGATGGCCAGCGCCAGCTTGCCGGTGCCCCGGTTGGAGCTCTTGATGATGATTTCCTCGACGGGGATCTCGCCGTAGTTGTGGCCCTCGAATTCGCCAATCCGGTGACCGCCGACCTTGAACGGCGGACGCGTGTCGATCATCGTGTCGGGGGTGACGAGGCCCATCTCCATCGCCTGCGCGGCGGCGAAGATCTTGAAGGTCGAGCCCAGCTCGTAGACGCCCTGCACCGCGCGGTTGAACAGCGGGCTGTCCGAGGGCGATCCGCTGATCGGCGCGCGCGGGCGGTCGTTCGGGTCGAAATCGGGCAGCGAGGCGATGGCGATGACCTCGCCGGTGTGCACGTCCATGAGCACGCTTGCCGCACCCTTGGCGTTCAGCAGCCGCATGCCGGCGTCGAGCACCCGCTCGGTCGCCGCCTGCACGGTGAGGTCGATCGACAGCTCCAGCGGCGCGCCCTCGCGGGCGGGATCGCGCAGTTCCTTGTCGAAATACTTCTCGAGACCGGCGGTGCCGATCACCTCGGCCGAGGCGACACCCTCGCGCCCGAAGCTCGCGCCGCCCAGCACATGCGCGGCCAGCGCTCCGTTCGGGTAAAGCCGCATCTCGCGCGGGCCGAACAGCAGCCCGGGCTCGCCGATGTCATGCACCGCCTGCATCTGCTCGGGCGAGATCTTCTTCTTCACCCACAGGAACTTGCGCTTGGGGTCGGTGAAATCCTTGACCATCCGCTCGCGGTCGAGGTCGGGGAAGATCTTCATCAGCTCGTCGGCCGCGCGGATCGGTTCGATCATCTGCTGCGGATGCGCGTAGAGCGAATGGGTCTCCATGTTGGTCGCCAGCACCCGGCCGCGCCGGTCGGTGATGTCCGCCCGGCTTGCAAGGATCGAGGCGCCGCTCGCCCGCGCCCGCGGCTCGCTTGGTTCCGAGGCGGCAAGCAGCCCCATGCGCGCACCGATGGTCCCGAAGGCAAGGAAGAACAGCACCCCAAGCACCAGCAGGCGGCCCTCGGCGCGCACGCGGGCCTTGTCCCGCATCTGCTCGTGGCGGATGCGGATATTCTCGCGTTCGATGGCATCGGGGTTCTCGCCCCTCTGCCGGGCTTCGAGGATGCGCGCGAGCGGACGAAGCGGCGTGCGTGTCATTGGCCCGCCCCCGCGCTGCTCACGTCGATCGGCCCGGACACCACCAGCGGCTGGATGATCGGATAGGCCACCTGGTCGACGCGCCCGAACTGCGCGGGGCGCATCGGCATCAGCTCGAGGCGGTCGAAGTTGATCTCGGCCAGCTCGCGCAGCCGGTCGGGGCGGTTGAGATAGGCCCATTCCGCCTTGAGCACCGCCAGCCGCGCCCGTGCCGCGCCGATATCGCCCTGCAGGGTCTCGACATGGTCAAGCGCCGCCTGGGTCTCGTAGTTCTCCCGGTAGGCCCAGAAGGCAAGCCCGATGAGGCCGAGGAATGTGGTCACGTAGAGCAACGTCCGCATCAGCGTTTCCCCTTGAGCTGAGGCATGTTGAGAGTGTCGGCCCCGACATCGCCCGGAGCCGCGTCGGTGCGCCGCCCGATCCGCAGCCGCGCCGAGCGGGCCCGCGGGTTGGCCGCGAGCTCGTCGGCGTCGGGACCAACGGCCTTGCGGGTGACGGTCTCGAATTGCGGCGCCTCGGTCTCGACCACCGGCGCGTGCCGGCTGACCGCGTTGAGACGCCCCGAGCGTGATTGCAGGAAGCGCTTGACCATGCGGTCCTCGACCGAGTGGAAGGTCACGACACAGAGCCAGCCGCCCGGCTTCAGCACCCGCTCCGCCGCCATGAGCCCGCGCCAGAGCGCGCCGTACTCGTCGTTCACGGCGATGCGCAGCGCCTGGAAGCTGCGGGTGGCCGGATGGCTCTGCCCCGGCTTCGGGCGCGGCAGGCAGGACTCGACGATCGACGACAGCCGCGCGGTGGTCTCGATGGGCTGCTCCTCGCGCGCCTTGACGATGGCCCGCGCGATCCGGCGCGAGGCGCGCTCTTCGCCATAAGTATAGAGCACGTCGGCCAGCGTCGTTTCGTCGAGCCGGTTCACCAGTTCCGCGGCGCTCTCGCCCGACTGCGCCATGCGCATGTCGAGGGGGCCGTCCTTCTGGAACGAGAAGCCGCGCTCGGCGCGGTCGAGCTGCATGGAACTGACGCCGAGGTCGAGCACCACGCCATCGACCTCCGGGGCCACCTCGTCCATGTCTGCGAAGTTGCCGACCACCAGCTCGAGCCGGTCGCCGTATTGCCCGCGCCAGGGCTCGGCCATCTCGTGCGCCAGCGGATCACGGTCGATGCCGATCACCTTGTCGGCGCCGGCCTCGAGCAGGCCACGGGCGTAGCCCCCTGCCCCGAAGGTGCCGTCGATCCAGGTTCCCGAGACCGGCGCGACCGCCTCCAGCAGCGGTCGCAGGAGAACCGGGACATGCGGCGCGGTGTTCTTGTCGTCCGCCGCAGG belongs to Salipiger profundus and includes:
- a CDS encoding UDP-N-acetylmuramoyl-tripeptide--D-alanyl-D-alanine ligase → MTLWTAKDAAAATGGRIAGNWDANGVSIDTRTIAPGDLFVALKAARDGHDFVAQALANGAAAALVSRVPEGVDPARLLVVDDVQAGLERLGEAARARTRAQVVGVTGSVGKTSTKEMLRTVLGAQGTVHAAEKSYNNHWGVPLTLARMPADVDFAVIEIGMNHPGEIAPLSRMARPHVAMVTIVAPAHLAAFDSIEGIAREKGAIFEGLEPGGTAVINGDLDVSPILAEMAAAHAAQVIDFGEAAGTHHRLTEVTVGDTCTVAQGRAWRTPILFKVAVPGRHFALNGLGVLAVAHALGLDRALAIAALGRWHPGAGRGQREVILLDPVETHLSLELIDDAYNANPASLGASLEVLAGARPRDGLGRVAHGRRICYIGDMKELGREEIALHRALADHPSMRDIDVVHCVGPLMRELWRALPQEKRGHWTESSDKMAARVRHDLDAGDVVLVKGSLSMALARVVDAIRRMGVSPAGGNG
- the ftsL gene encoding cell division protein FtsL encodes the protein MRTLLYVTTFLGLIGLAFWAYRENYETQAALDHVETLQGDIGAARARLAVLKAEWAYLNRPDRLRELAEINFDRLELMPMRPAQFGRVDQVAYPIIQPLVVSGPIDVSSAGAGQ
- the mraY gene encoding phospho-N-acetylmuramoyl-pentapeptide-transferase, with protein sequence MLYWLTELSDGGDVFNLFRYITFRAGGAFLTALVFGFLFGLPLINVLRKRQGKGQPIRNDGPEGHIMKAGTPTMGGLLIVGALLTSTLLWARLDNPFVWMVLFVTMGYAAIGFADDYAKVSKQNTAGVSGRVRLLLGFLIAGIAGTWAAWFHPAELTGQLAFPVFKDLLLNLGIFFVPFSMIVIVGAANAVNLTDGLDGLAIMPVMIAGGTLGIIAYAVGRTDFTDYLDVHYVPGTGEILIFSAALIGGGLGFLWYNAPPAAVFMGDTGSLALGGALGAIAVATKHEIVLAIVGGLFVVEALSVIIQVLYFKRTGKRVFLMAPIHHHYEKKGWAEPQIVIRFWIIALILALIGLATLKLR
- a CDS encoding UDP-N-acetylmuramoyl-L-alanyl-D-glutamate--2,6-diaminopimelate ligase is translated as MDEDTKSLSDLGLTARGGREAWISGISVDSRAVMPGHLFAALPGTKVHGAHFIETALAQGAVAVLTDAEGAQLAGKALAESDVALVIAAEPRQALAYACALFFGAQPATMIAVTGTNGKTSVASFVRRIWQELGLRAVNLGTTGVEGDWQAPLRHTTPDPITLHKALAEAAEAGVTHAAMEASSHGLDQRRLDGVQLVAAGFTNFTQDHLDYHADFEEYFSAKAGLFARVLPEEGTAVINIDDARGIDMLAIARARGQEVLTVGESEGADLRLLGQRFDATGQELRLSWHGVVEQLRLNLIGDFQGWNALLAAGLVISCGAEAEDVFRALPRLDTVRGRMQLAATRESGAGVYVDFAHTPDAISTAIEALRPHVMGRLIAVIGAGGDRDPGKRPLMGRAAAEHADVVIVTDDNPRSEEPGAIRAQVLEGAPDAIEVGDRAEAILRGVDMLGPGDALLLCGKGHETGQIVGDTVYPFDDVEQASVAVAALDGRGL
- the rsmH gene encoding 16S rRNA (cytosine(1402)-N(4))-methyltransferase RsmH, producing MAPAADDKNTAPHVPVLLRPLLEAVAPVSGTWIDGTFGAGGYARGLLEAGADKVIGIDRDPLAHEMAEPWRGQYGDRLELVVGNFADMDEVAPEVDGVVLDLGVSSMQLDRAERGFSFQKDGPLDMRMAQSGESAAELVNRLDETTLADVLYTYGEERASRRIARAIVKAREEQPIETTARLSSIVESCLPRPKPGQSHPATRSFQALRIAVNDEYGALWRGLMAAERVLKPGGWLCVVTFHSVEDRMVKRFLQSRSGRLNAVSRHAPVVETEAPQFETVTRKAVGPDADELAANPRARSARLRIGRRTDAAPGDVGADTLNMPQLKGKR
- a CDS encoding peptidoglycan D,D-transpeptidase FtsI family protein, translating into MTRTPLRPLARILEARQRGENPDAIERENIRIRHEQMRDKARVRAEGRLLVLGVLFFLAFGTIGARMGLLAASEPSEPRARASGASILASRADITDRRGRVLATNMETHSLYAHPQQMIEPIRAADELMKIFPDLDRERMVKDFTDPKRKFLWVKKKISPEQMQAVHDIGEPGLLFGPREMRLYPNGALAAHVLGGASFGREGVASAEVIGTAGLEKYFDKELRDPAREGAPLELSIDLTVQAATERVLDAGMRLLNAKGAASVLMDVHTGEVIAIASLPDFDPNDRPRAPISGSPSDSPLFNRAVQGVYELGSTFKIFAAAQAMEMGLVTPDTMIDTRPPFKVGGHRIGEFEGHNYGEIPVEEIIIKSSNRGTGKLALAIGIERQQEFLKSLGFFEPTKLEIVEAAGGQPLLPSRWTDLSSVTISYGHGLSSSPLHLAAAYSTIANGGRQVTPTLLKRNGPQLGPRILSEEVSSEARTMLRKVVSEGTASFGEVPGYNVGGKTGTADKPKENGGGYYKDKVIATFASMFPAEDPKYVLIVTLDEPVETAGDRPRRTAGWTAVPVAAEMIGRIAPLLGLRPQYDVSDMAGVTLVRQ
- the murD gene encoding UDP-N-acetylmuramoyl-L-alanine--D-glutamate ligase codes for the protein MIPVTGFEGQTVAVLGLGRSGLSASRALREGGAEPLCWDDSPEARARAEAEGFAVRDLARAGGFEGVRWLVVSPGIPHLYPAPNPVIAAAWEAGVPVDNDIGLFFRSFGSGDWAMFDQPPKVIAVTGSNGKSTTSALIHHILQSAGRDCQLAGNIGRGVLDIDPPADGGAVVLELSSYQTDLARALTPDVAVFTNLSPDHLDRHGGMGGYFAAKRRLFAEGGPDRCIVGVDEPEGRYLVNQLSEAPEDDRVIRVSSGRKLSGPGWDIFARKGFLTEWRKGRQMASIDLREVRGLPGAHNHQNACAAYAAARALGIAPRVIERALHSFEGLPHRSQIVAEAGGITYVNDSKATNVDAALKALQAFPRIRWVCGGLMKEGGLKALAPGFANVAKAYVIGREAAGFALGLADLEAEVCTDMGTAVRRAMSEAQPGEVVLLAPAAASFDQYDNFEKRGEDFAAHVRTALGLQTGL